DNA from Gemmatimonadetes bacterium SCN 70-22:
CCCACTTGTCGGCGGCGTTCCCGGTGACGGAGGCACGTCCCACGTCCTTCGAACCCTGCACGTGCGAGAAGTTGGCGTAGCCGTTGCCCCCGAGGAGGGGACCATTGTGGCAGCCCAGGCACCCAGCCTGCTGGAAGAGCGCGAGTCCGGCTCGCGCGTCGGGGCCGAGTGCCGCGGTGTCGCCAGCGAGGTAATGGTCGAACGGCGCCCCCGGGGTCAGGAGGGTGCGCTCGAAGGCCGCGATCGCCCTGGCCAGATTGTCGAAGGTGAGTGCCGTCGTGTCGCTGTCGAACGCTTGGGCGAAGAGCGGGGCATACCCAGTCTCGCGGAGGCGCTGGACCGCTTCATCCGGTGTGAGATCCATCTCGACGTGCGCCTGAATGGGCCCCTTGGCTTGCTCTTCGAGTGTAGGGGCACGCCCGTCCCAGAATTGTGCCTTCAGGAATGCCGCATTGAATACGGTAGGGCTGTTGCGAGGTCCGGTGCGTGCCCCCTCGCCCATGGCGACCGAGCGATTGTCGACGCCGGCGGCACCGACCACGTGGCACGTGTTGCAGGAGATCGTCGCCGAGCGGGAGAGCTTGGGTTCGAAGAAGAGCTTGTGGCCCAACGCGACTCGCTCGGCCGTCGTCGGGTTGTCGATCGGCGCGGGGGCCTGGGCCGGGAGCGCCTCGAAGAGTGGGGAGAGGCCGGGGGGGCGCTGCGTCGCGGCGCCTTCGTTACCGGCCGGTGCGGGTTCCTTTCCCTGCTGGCCGCACGCCGCGAGTGCGGCGGCGATCGCGAGCATGGAGATACTGATGCGCGACATGAGATGGATCCTCCCGATGCATGGGGCACGGACCCTGAGGCCGTCCGTCACCCCACGTTTAGGCTAGCAGCAGGCGCCGTCGCGCTCCAGCGCGGAAATGCCGCGATCTCGGTCGGCGCTTGCCGGACAGCCGTCTCACCGGTGGTGGCGCTGCACCAGGTCCCATCGATTGCCGTACAGGTCCTCGAAGACGACCACGCGACCGTAATCCTCGTCGCGGGGCCGCTCGATGAAGTTCACGCCCCGTTCACGCATGCGGGCGTAGTCCTGTTCGAAGGCGTCGGTGTGGAGGAAGAGAAAGACGCGTCCGCCGCCCTGCCGTCCGACGACCGACAGCTGCTCGGCGTTCGCCGCCCGGGCGAGGAGGATCGACACGGCACCGTCGCCGGGCGGAGCCACGACGACCCACCGCTTTTCCGGCGTCATGGGGGTGTCCTCGAGGAGGCGGAAGCCGAGGACGTTCGTGAACCAGGCGATGGCTTCGTCGTAGTCGCGAACGAGAAGGGCCAGGCGGGCGATGTACTGGGACACCGGAACGGGGGTGGAAATGTCGAGGAAGCGAGCGAGCGGGGGCGCCAGGGGGGTCGCCGCGCGAGCTGCGACGAAGCATGGTCCCACGTGGTCGCGATCGGCAACCGCGGGAGCGGACACTTGGGGCGTGGCGTCGACCTCATGCTTGGCAGGGGGGTGCGTCACACTCGCCAAGTGACGCGGGGGGGCGCGGGTTGCGGTGATGGGGATGCATCGTGTCTGTGTATCGGGCCGAGCGCGACTCGCGCGTTCCCCACCCTCAACTGCACTCATACATCATGCGAAAACTGCTGATCCTGGCCGCTGCCACCACTGCCCTGGCCTGCGGCGATTCGACCTCGAGCGTTCGCGGCAACGGACTCGTTCGCGTCCAGCTGACCGACGCCCCGTTCCCGTACGATTCGGTGCAGAGCGTGGACATCTTCGTGGTTCGCGTCGACGCCCGGCTGGCCGAGCCGGACTCGGCCCAGGCATCTACCGCGCTCTCGGAGGACAGCGCGAGCTCGGCGGGGTGGACGACGATCGCCCGTCCGAACCGGTCCTACGACCTGCTGACGCTGCGAAACGGGACGGTGGCCGACATCGGCCAGGATTCGGTCCCGCAGGGGAATTACCGCGGCTTCCGCCTGGTCATCGATCCGTCGCAGTCGGGGATCACGCTCAAGAGCGGGATGATCCTGACGGGAGCGAGCTCGCCGTCGGTCACCTTCCCGAGTGCTGCCCGTACCGGGATCAAGATCGTCCTGACCAAGCCGATCCCCGTTGGCGACGACAGCACGTCGACGGTGCTGATCGACTTCGACCTGGACAACTCCTTCGTGATGCGCGGCAACTCGATCACGAAGAACGGGCTCCTCTTCAAGCCCGTCGTGAAGGCTTCGGCGAAGGTGTCGTCGTAGCCGGCGGCTCGGCGGTCGTCACCGGGCCCACGGGGTGGCGATAGATCGTCGCTCGCGTGGTCCCGAAGTCGAGTGTGGCGGTGCCGGGGGGAAGGGGGTGGGTGCTGGCGTGTTCCACCGCCAGCACCCGCGAGAAGGCCAGGTCGTGCCACAGGCGAATGACCCAGTCGAGCTGGCGCGACTCGTACGGCGGGTCGGCGAAGGCGACGTCGTATCGATCGGCCGTGAGCGCCTCGGCGAAGCGGATCGCGTCCTTCCTGAAGATGCGGGTACGATCGCGCAGCTTGAGGGAAGTGATGTTGGACTTGAGCGCGTGGAGTGAGGTCGGGCGCCACTCCACGAAGTCTGCCGTGGCCGCACCGCGCGAGATCGCCTCGAGGCCGAGTGCCCCGGTTCCCGCGAACAGGTCGAGGACTCGTGCGCCAGTGATCTCGCCGGCGAGATGGTCGAGCAGCGCGCCGCGCACGGGTTCGGCCGTGGGGCGAACCCGCGGGTCCCTGGGGCCGTAGAGGTCGCGCCCCGCGAGCCTTCCGCCGACGATGCGCATGACCGGGGCGCGGAGCGAGCCGGGGCGCTACTGCCCCGGCTTGTACTCGCGCTCGATGTGCCCTTGCAGCTGCGAGCGGTGGAAGTACACCTCACGCAGGTTGCCGCTGGCGTATCGCTCGGCCTGGTCGTTGAAGTGCTTGTTCTTCGGGTCGCCGTTGACGCCGCCGGCGGTGACGGCCCTGGCGCGTACGCTGTCGCCGAACTCCACCACTGCGACGAAGCTGTTGCCGCTGGTCCCGTACCACTTGTGCGTCCCCTTGTAGGCGCGCGCGCCGAACGAGGCGAGCGATCCCCAACGGGCCGAGGTGAAGGGGACGGGGATGCTCGGCCCCGCGTCATCGAACGGCTGGACGATGTCGCCCGTGAGGCGCTGGAAGCGGTTGATCTCGCCCCACGGCGTCTTCCACGTGCCGAATCCCGAGGCGATCGAGTCCGACGCCCTTGCCAGCGCCTGCAGCTTCTGCGTGCCCGTCGTCCGCTTCGCCATGTAGTCGTAGACCGGCATGTCCTCGCTGTCGGCATCGGCGCTCGACTCACGCCACATGACTTCGCCCCAGAAGACGGCGAGCGAGGTGGGGACCGAGGTCGCCGACCATCGGTAGTCCCACCGGCGCAGCGAGTCGACCTGCTCCGCGACCCTGGCCTTGAGCGGGTCGCCGGCCGGGGCCTGGTCGTACGCCTTGACGAGCGGGGGAATGAGGTCGGCGAAGGCGGGGAGGTAGCTGTCGAACGCCGCCGCGATGAGCGACTCGATCGTGAAGTCCTTCTTGTTCTCGAGGACGCGGATGGCGTGCACGCCACGCGGGTTCTCGAGGTACTCGTCCATGTACGCCGGATAGTCCGACTTCTTCGGGCTGTTGGGGCCCGACACGGTGTACGGCCAGTTGTTGGTGTTCTGGATCCACCCCACCGGCGGGTTCTTCACGTGCGGGCTCTCGTCGATGGAGTGCACGCCGTGCCATTCCGTCATCGTGTCATTGCCGGCGACCGGCTTGCTCCAGTCGAAGCGCGTGCTGCGCCGGGGGACATGGTTGGCGTGGAAGTAGGCGATGTTCCCCTCGGCGTCGGCGAAGATCGTGTTGTTGGACGAGTTGGTGTACAGCTCCATCGACTTGCGGAACTCGTCGTAGTTCTTCGCCTTGGTGCGCGTGTACGACTGCGTGAGCGCCTTCACGGGCTCGTTCATCAGGTTCACGGCGATCCACTTCCCGCCATCCTCGCGAACGATGGGGCCGTGGTGCGAGCGGTAGACCGTGAAC
Protein-coding regions in this window:
- a CDS encoding penicillin amidase produces the protein MKRILLLAALAAACSPRPGATGASKADLARWEQQAQNVTITRDDWGIPHVHGKTDADAVFGLIYAQAEDDFNRVETNYLYSLGRLAEAEGESQIYRDLRQRLFINPDTLKVLYDGSEPWLKSLMNAWADGLNFYLARHPEVKPRVITRFEPWMALSFSEGSIGGDIEDISLRDLKAFYGGDSVARQVSAVGDRTPREPSGSNGFAIAPSNTANKHALLLINPHTSFFFREEAHASSDEGLNAYGAITWGQFFIYQGFNNTAGWMHTSSGADVVDEWAESIVKKGDSVYYEYGSEQRPLRTETLSIAYKSGTGLATREFTVYRSHHGPIVREDGGKWIAVNLMNEPVKALTQSYTRTKAKNYDEFRKSMELYTNSSNNTIFADAEGNIAYFHANHVPRRSTRFDWSKPVAGNDTMTEWHGVHSIDESPHVKNPPVGWIQNTNNWPYTVSGPNSPKKSDYPAYMDEYLENPRGVHAIRVLENKKDFTIESLIAAAFDSYLPAFADLIPPLVKAYDQAPAGDPLKARVAEQVDSLRRWDYRWSATSVPTSLAVFWGEVMWRESSADADSEDMPVYDYMAKRTTGTQKLQALARASDSIASGFGTWKTPWGEINRFQRLTGDIVQPFDDAGPSIPVPFTSARWGSLASFGARAYKGTHKWYGTSGNSFVAVVEFGDSVRARAVTAGGVNGDPKNKHFNDQAERYASGNLREVYFHRSQLQGHIEREYKPGQ